CAGCAATAAATGGACCAGAAAATCCAACAAGAGTTATACAAATCGCAAACGCACCAGAAATTGATGCTCTATTCCAACCAAATTCCTTTTCAAAAGGAATCATCATCACTCCCGACATCGTATTTGTTACTGCAGCAATAATGACGGATAAGAAAGTAACAATTAAAATAATCCAAGCATAATGTATTTTTCCGCTCTTCAATCAAACTCCTCCTTCAATGTTAGACCATGATCTTTCTCTCATTTAATAACATTTTTTTAAGTTGATCTACACTATTAACAATTGCATTAGCTCCTGCATCTGTTAATTCTAATTCACTTCCATATCCGTAAGTTACTCCAATCGAGTCAATTTTAGCGTTTTTCGCACCAATTATATCGTGAAATCGATCCCCAATCATTACCGAATCTTCCTTAAAAAGATCATTATTTTTTTCAAAAATATACTCAATTATCTCGCTTTTATTAATTCTTGTGCCGTCTAGTTCACTTCCAACAATTTGAATAAAGAACTCATCAAGTTGGAAATGGCTTACTATTTCCCTTGCGAAAATAGTAGGTTTTGAAGT
This genomic interval from Gottfriedia acidiceleris contains the following:
- a CDS encoding HAD family hydrolase, whose protein sequence is MTYNTILFDLDGTLTDPKVGILNSVKYALQKMKKAIPLESELLKFIGPPIQQSFFEICQLNDKELLNAVCFYREYFSQSGKIENKVYDGIRELLSDLQKEKKRLYVATSKPTIFAREIVSHFQLDEFFIQIVGSELDGTRINKSEIIEYIFEKNNDLFKEDSVMIGDRFHDIIGAKNAKIDSIGVTYGYGSELELTDAGANAIVNSVDQLKKMLLNERKIMV